TCGGCGCCTGTCTGCAGGCCGAAGTGGCCCTGCTGGCCAATGAGAGCGGCGACTCACCCTTTGACGAGGCCTGTTCAGGCCCCTGGTTGAGGCTGCAGCAGCACTACCAGGGCCGTCACCCCGTTAACCTGGGCTGCTTTGCCGCCACCGTCGAGCATCGCGGTGTGTGCGATGTGCGGCACGACCTGGCGGCCCAGGACGCCGAGGGCCTGCTGCGCTTCTTGGGCCTGCAGGGCTTCATCAGCGGCATGGACGCGCCATCCGCGCATGACTGCGCGCTGGTCCCGTTGGCGGGCTCGCTGCCGGTGACGGCCCCGCATGCGGGTGTGGTGGTCTTCACCCGGCCGCTGGGTGGCCCTGTGCGCCAGGGCGAGGTGCTGGCCGAGCTGATCGACCCCGTCAGCGGCCACTGCAGCGAGCTGCGCGCGCCGGTGGACGGCATCTACTACCGCCGCGAGCAACAGCGCTGGGTGCAGGCCGGGGCCACGGTGGTCCAGGTGGCCGGCCGCGAAGCCCTGCGCTCGGGCAAATTGCTCTCCGCTTGAAGGTATAACCGCCCCCAGCCCCCCTGCGGTCGCCACCCCAAAAGGGGGCGCTCGCGGGCTCGGGAGCGGCCCGCCGCCTGCGAACCCTGGATCCAAAAATGCAAAGTCTGACCGTCGAAAACCTGCATAAAAAGTACGGCGAGCGCGAAGTGCTCAAAGGCGTGTCCCTGGCCGCCAAGCCCGGCGATGTGATCACCCTGATCGGCTCCAGCGGCTCGGGCAAGAGCACCTTTTTGCGCTGCCTGAACCTGCTGGAGCAGCCGCACCAAGGCCGGCTGAAGCTGGGCGACGAAGAATTGCGCCTGGTGCCGGACCGCGACGGCAGCCTCAAGGCCGCCGACGCGAACCAGCTGCAGCGCTGGCGCGCCCGCCTGGCCATGGTGTTCCAGAACTTCAACCTCTGGGGCCACCGCACGGTGCTGGAAAACGTCACCGAGGCGCCCATCCATGTGCTGGGTCAGCCCAAGGACCAGGCCGTGGCCAAGGCCGAAGCCCTGCTGGCGCGCGTGGGCGTGTCGCATCGCAAGGACGTCTACCCGGCCCAGCTCTCGGGCGGCGAGCAGCAGCGCGTG
Above is a window of Inhella inkyongensis DNA encoding:
- a CDS encoding ABC transporter ATP-binding protein translates to MQSLTVENLHKKYGEREVLKGVSLAAKPGDVITLIGSSGSGKSTFLRCLNLLEQPHQGRLKLGDEELRLVPDRDGSLKAADANQLQRWRARLAMVFQNFNLWGHRTVLENVTEAPIHVLGQPKDQAVAKAEALLARVGVSHRKDVYPAQLSGGEQQRVAIARALAVDPELMLFDEPTSALDPELVGEVLKVMKDLAAEGRTMIVVTHEMGFAREVSNYTMFLHQGKVIEEGHPKDILINPKSERLTAFLSGGLK